In the genome of Mycoplasma seminis, one region contains:
- a CDS encoding ATP-binding cassette domain-containing protein translates to MKLINKLISAVNDKRITVTEEDLKRINSYVHEIEQIDKDSVPAIELKNLNIDFGETLAVDNVSFKIPEGKLVTLLGPSGSGKTTTLNAIAGLLTATSGKILFKGKDVTDFTPQKRKIGFVFQNYALYPHMSVYANIAFPLKNDADWQRRFYLTREKARNEKRIVYLKKLGATAEEIASLREAFNNWMIISEEAGHKVAELYAKLVTKYEKAHTEYKITLVHEDSEISLLTKNVIKTNKKIKADSKQKINTIKEKYNSDLANNLLPAELIRAEILEDVERKFKSYQRLTTKEEMEERIQEIQEFVSKLLLVDFNNLVLKDRIAIVKLEEKALKLLTRYKFIMKQDEIIAKYTILKEETKANYLEAKNEFKNILKTNEEYKQLTEDAKKLPTVARVYYKQLTDQISEKYKLNDLLKELKKSQNDFLSQEEKDQIKELSKEDISLKQAIHNEVMEVASRVEIVHILQKKPTRLSGGQQQRVSIARAIVKKPEILLMDEPLSNLDAKLRISTRQWIREIQQALGITTVFVTHDQEEAMSISDIVICMSMAKVQQMGTPLELYNKPKNQFVARFLGMPEMGLFASEVKDGKLTMAGVELPKIKIEGNKDNISLNIGVRSEDFIIKEKGDNYSFKGKVVVQENFGKESKLVVDVEGTGRINFLLDNNYDFHVGDDIFFDVPLNKLHIFDASSEERLQYEVIK, encoded by the coding sequence ATGAAACTAATTAATAAATTAATTTCAGCTGTGAATGACAAAAGAATCACAGTCACTGAAGAAGATTTAAAAAGAATTAATTCATATGTTCATGAAATCGAACAAATTGATAAAGATTCAGTACCTGCTATTGAATTAAAGAATCTTAACATTGACTTTGGTGAAACATTAGCTGTAGATAATGTTAGTTTTAAGATTCCTGAAGGTAAACTAGTAACATTACTCGGGCCTTCTGGATCAGGTAAAACAACTACTCTTAATGCTATTGCTGGACTTTTAACAGCGACATCAGGTAAAATACTTTTTAAAGGTAAAGACGTTACTGATTTTACTCCTCAAAAGAGAAAAATTGGATTCGTTTTCCAAAACTATGCACTATACCCACACATGAGTGTGTATGCAAACATAGCATTCCCTTTAAAAAATGATGCCGATTGACAAAGAAGATTCTACTTAACACGTGAAAAAGCACGTAATGAAAAAAGAATCGTGTACCTCAAAAAACTAGGTGCAACAGCTGAAGAAATTGCTTCATTAAGAGAAGCATTCAATAACTGAATGATAATTTCTGAAGAAGCCGGACATAAAGTTGCTGAATTATATGCAAAATTAGTAACTAAATATGAAAAAGCGCATACAGAATATAAAATTACATTAGTACATGAAGATTCAGAAATCTCATTACTAACTAAGAATGTAATTAAAACAAACAAAAAAATTAAAGCAGATTCAAAACAAAAAATCAATACTATAAAAGAAAAATACAATTCAGATTTAGCTAATAATTTACTTCCAGCAGAATTGATTCGTGCTGAAATCCTTGAAGATGTTGAAAGAAAATTTAAATCATATCAAAGATTAACAACTAAAGAAGAAATGGAAGAAAGAATTCAAGAAATACAAGAATTCGTAAGTAAATTATTATTAGTTGATTTTAATAATTTAGTTCTTAAAGATAGAATAGCTATTGTTAAACTTGAAGAAAAAGCTTTAAAACTTCTTACAAGATATAAATTCATTATGAAGCAAGATGAAATTATTGCTAAATATACAATTTTAAAAGAAGAAACAAAAGCTAACTATTTAGAAGCTAAGAATGAATTCAAAAACATTCTTAAAACAAATGAAGAATACAAACAATTAACAGAAGATGCAAAAAAACTTCCTACAGTTGCTCGTGTTTACTATAAACAATTAACAGATCAAATATCAGAGAAATATAAATTAAATGATCTTTTAAAAGAATTAAAAAAATCTCAAAACGATTTCTTAAGCCAAGAAGAAAAAGATCAAATTAAAGAACTATCAAAAGAAGATATTTCATTAAAACAAGCAATTCATAATGAAGTTATGGAAGTTGCTTCTCGTGTCGAAATTGTTCACATTCTTCAAAAGAAACCTACAAGACTTTCAGGGGGACAACAACAACGTGTTTCTATCGCTCGTGCTATTGTTAAAAAACCTGAAATATTATTAATGGACGAACCACTTTCAAACCTTGACGCTAAGTTACGTATTTCAACTCGTCAATGAATTAGAGAAATTCAACAAGCTCTTGGAATTACAACAGTGTTTGTTACTCACGACCAAGAAGAAGCTATGTCTATTTCAGATATTGTTATCTGTATGTCTATGGCTAAAGTTCAACAAATGGGAACACCACTTGAACTATACAACAAGCCTAAAAACCAATTTGTTGCTAGATTCCTTGGTATGCCTGAAATGGGATTATTTGCCTCAGAAGTAAAAGACGGTAAATTAACTATGGCTGGTGTTGAATTACCAAAAATTAAAATTGAAGGAAATAAAGACAATATTTCATTAAATATTGGTGTTCGTTCTGAAGACTTTATTATTAAAGAAAAAGGTGATAACTATTCATTTAAAGGTAAAGTAGTTGTTCAAGAGAACTTTGGTAAAGAAAGTAAACTAGTTGTGGATGTTGAAGGAACAGGTAGAATCAACTTCTTACTTGATAACAACTATGACTTCCACGTTGGTGATGATATATTCTTTGATGTACCATTAAATAAATTACATATTTTTGATGCATCAAGTGAAGAAAGACTTCAATATGAAGTTATTAAATAA
- a CDS encoding chromate transporter → MTPFIGFLVCIPLIIFISLSVFGGGQVFMPIFQWLWNLMHSTFGVDSLDETMINNIFTVANTTPGVVSTKFAFFTGYVVANGSWWGYIAMFITYLVFCLPAIIVMVITMKYVKKFKTNSFVANMLIVMKPIVAGIMISLAISLFISIIIPEYYFNSSTKGYAGIAENNYFVGYKNIILKIYVPVGIIGSYYLAKKKFSLFLIILINIVISLILFAPYAG, encoded by the coding sequence ATGACACCGTTTATAGGATTTTTAGTTTGTATTCCATTAATTATCTTTATCTCTCTTTCTGTTTTTGGCGGTGGGCAAGTTTTTATGCCTATATTTCAATGATTATGAAACTTAATGCATTCAACATTTGGGGTTGATTCATTAGATGAAACAATGATTAATAATATTTTTACAGTAGCTAATACCACACCTGGAGTTGTTTCTACTAAATTTGCCTTCTTTACTGGATATGTAGTAGCAAATGGTTCTTGATGAGGATATATTGCTATGTTTATTACTTATTTAGTATTCTGCCTACCAGCTATCATAGTAATGGTTATTACTATGAAGTATGTTAAGAAATTTAAAACTAATTCATTTGTAGCTAATATGCTTATAGTTATGAAACCAATAGTTGCTGGAATTATGATTTCATTAGCTATTTCACTATTTATTTCTATAATAATTCCGGAATATTATTTCAACTCTTCTACAAAAGGATATGCTGGAATTGCTGAAAACAACTACTTTGTAGGATACAAAAATATTATTCTTAAGATTTATGTGCCTGTTGGAATAATCGGGTCATATTACTTAGCTAAAAAGAAATTTTCATTATTCCTAATTATCTTAATAAATATTGTTATTTCATTAATATTATTCGCACCATATGCTGGGTAA
- a CDS encoding thermonuclease family protein, with protein sequence MNFKLKKFLLIGTVLPITMIATPAIAVSCDFTPIKEAYSQNKRINYSKDTVIKTFNVDFKSKYSFKFTIDENAESKIKTAKVEPVKRLAGLAVQNFNNALEELTNDINKIVSDNFKIKYEKQEGSTYLLPSVSRFSNVPREFHINVKNPNGNTVVLKYVLKSFDQSFKNWETGLKLGVKGQNDQDAALELKNLDALTNFVYMPFINKNTEVVELSSSVTFSEEVTINPLLSEYPTTIQPQNFKSTNIDWNKMDPSSYFDGAITSVADGDTFTVQASADKTVGNNVGLIEKGSSHVIRLAGIDTPEKAVGGKDGATNSAPFEYAFALMPTHFAEGIYKQYGSKVRVAFVEGKDTYGRLTADVFFGDNYQYSYNTEVVRAGFTLPLAKGTVTVNNYNSSPNSYESVIYPQIAVAMHEAEEAKRGFFHYFETPGDISRFIYLIKPNTSFVPFEEIYNKISSTEKK encoded by the coding sequence ATGAACTTTAAATTAAAGAAGTTTTTATTAATTGGTACAGTTCTCCCAATTACAATGATTGCTACTCCAGCAATTGCTGTTTCTTGTGATTTTACGCCTATTAAAGAAGCTTATTCACAAAATAAAAGAATAAATTATTCAAAAGACACAGTTATAAAAACATTTAATGTTGACTTCAAATCTAAATATTCATTTAAGTTTACAATTGATGAAAATGCTGAAAGTAAAATTAAAACAGCAAAAGTAGAGCCTGTAAAACGTTTAGCTGGATTAGCGGTTCAAAATTTTAATAATGCATTAGAAGAATTAACAAATGATATTAATAAAATAGTATCTGATAACTTTAAAATTAAATATGAAAAACAAGAAGGTTCAACATATCTTTTACCAAGTGTTTCAAGATTTAGTAATGTACCAAGAGAATTTCATATTAATGTAAAAAACCCAAATGGTAACACCGTTGTTCTTAAATATGTTTTAAAATCATTTGATCAATCATTTAAAAATTGAGAAACAGGTCTTAAATTAGGGGTTAAAGGTCAAAACGATCAAGACGCTGCACTTGAATTAAAAAACCTTGATGCATTAACAAACTTTGTTTACATGCCTTTTATAAATAAAAATACTGAAGTTGTTGAATTATCATCTTCTGTAACATTTTCAGAAGAAGTAACAATTAATCCTTTATTAAGCGAATATCCAACAACTATCCAACCTCAAAACTTCAAATCAACAAATATAGATTGAAACAAAATGGATCCATCATCATACTTCGATGGAGCTATTACAAGTGTCGCAGATGGTGATACATTTACTGTGCAAGCAAGTGCAGATAAAACAGTTGGAAATAATGTTGGGCTAATTGAAAAAGGTAGTTCACATGTAATTAGATTAGCAGGTATTGATACACCTGAGAAAGCTGTTGGTGGAAAAGATGGAGCAACAAATTCTGCGCCATTTGAATATGCTTTTGCATTAATGCCTACACACTTTGCTGAAGGAATTTATAAACAATATGGTTCAAAAGTACGTGTTGCATTTGTGGAAGGAAAAGATACATATGGAAGATTAACAGCAGATGTGTTCTTTGGAGATAATTATCAATATTCATACAATACTGAAGTTGTTAGAGCAGGATTTACATTGCCTTTAGCAAAAGGAACTGTAACTGTAAATAATTACAACTCTTCACCTAACTCATATGAAAGTGTGATTTATCCACAAATAGCTGTAGCAATGCATGAAGCAGAAGAAGCTAAAAGAGGATTTTTCCACTACTTTGAAACACCAGGTGATATTTCAAGATTTATTTATTTAATTAAACCAAATACTTCATTTGTTCCATTTGAAGAAATTTATAACAAAATTAGCAGTACAGAAAAGAAATAA
- a CDS encoding carbohydrate ABC transporter permease, with amino-acid sequence MFELKLKLRKRSIQRKLRKNQEKVSSQVTEKSVAKVAATTSLKLLLLVFFGVVVLFPFFYMISISFMNDTEASSLKTEFRILPSFSQGLTYYSGTGLQLAPWGDVVANTYSRAMSSGYWSAMLLTFLNVLVSVTLKVFITFLMGYAFSLRNWRGKGVVWFLALALLVLPEVALLSGQYLVVLKTDMAVKYFGFLFAVALPFTASIFNTVMYKNAFEAIPGRIKEVSLVDGAGGAKYLFKVAFPMVVPTTLTIVILTALASWNSYLWPSIVSTISTAKLDVVSVWLFKAGINPDDPESGANVMQNVKLAASLMVILPMFIVYLIFRKRIMAAISRQGSTIKG; translated from the coding sequence ATGTTTGAGTTAAAGTTAAAGCTACGCAAGCGCTCGATTCAAAGAAAGCTTCGTAAGAATCAAGAAAAAGTTTCTTCACAAGTTACAGAAAAAAGTGTTGCAAAAGTTGCTGCTACCACATCACTTAAATTATTACTTTTAGTCTTCTTTGGAGTAGTTGTTCTATTCCCATTCTTCTATATGATTTCAATTTCATTTATGAACGATACAGAAGCTAGTTCATTAAAAACTGAATTCAGAATTCTACCTTCATTTTCACAAGGACTAACATATTATTCAGGAACTGGATTACAATTAGCTCCTTGAGGAGATGTTGTCGCTAACACATACAGCAGAGCTATGTCTTCAGGTTACTGAAGTGCTATGCTTCTTACATTCTTAAATGTTTTAGTTTCAGTTACATTAAAAGTATTTATTACTTTCTTAATGGGATATGCATTCTCATTACGTAATTGAAGGGGAAAGGGTGTTGTTTGATTCTTAGCCCTTGCCTTGCTTGTTCTTCCTGAAGTAGCCTTATTATCAGGACAATATCTTGTTGTTTTAAAAACAGATATGGCTGTTAAATATTTTGGTTTCTTATTTGCTGTTGCTTTACCATTCACTGCAAGTATTTTTAACACAGTAATGTATAAAAATGCTTTTGAAGCAATCCCAGGAAGAATTAAAGAAGTCTCACTTGTTGATGGAGCAGGAGGAGCAAAATACTTATTTAAAGTAGCGTTCCCAATGGTTGTTCCAACAACACTTACAATTGTAATTCTTACTGCTCTTGCTTCATGAAACTCATACTTATGACCATCAATTGTTTCAACAATTTCAACTGCAAAATTAGATGTTGTTTCTGTATGACTTTTCAAAGCAGGAATTAACCCTGATGACCCTGAGTCTGGTGCAAATGTTATGCAAAACGTAAAACTTGCAGCCAGCTTAATGGTTATCTTACCTATGTTTATTGTTTACTTAATCTTTAGAAAGAGAATCATGGCTGCTATTAGTAGACAAGGTTCAACAATCAAAGGATAG
- a CDS encoding IS1634 family transposase translates to MKNKFIVIKHKRKDHTYISVATSNGYGKGYGNQVGIGRLEKLEDLSSNPINVIKNVCETLSITDLKEKIKQSIMFALNSSKTEVYNVNYGINILYDLINKFEIFDALPKTRHKELNKILKYTIASRIIDANSYISIHKNKYKYEDAPNTSKDSYYSLLNLIYDNKENLLKRINEKVIKNTSRKVELVFYDSTTMYFESFSHLGLRHSGYSKDGKFKEDQVVVGMATDENGIPIHIETFKGNTANSKTFIPFVLEMSKIYEIKNVTIIADKGMSTSSNIRFLEQKGINYIISYRLKSGAKSFKDFVLDESNYVGDENFKYKEETIVSLYNKKRPNGKLRRRIVTFSKKRALKDKADRQNLIDNFNKLKNKNGLVETGKLTGGKKYKFFKKVGKAFYELDYKKVQEDSQFDGYYIYETSRMDLTSEEIVEIYAKQWQIEENFRTMKSSLQVRPMYVWTDKHIEAHILLCFMSLVIMKFLLYSVNKTLKDTGVIDRFSNERVIKAIKSAEKVVKVVDGQIKEEIYIRNTQNSDYISDFETIQTIFSKIVQVI, encoded by the coding sequence ATGAAAAATAAGTTTATAGTTATCAAACACAAAAGAAAAGATCACACATATATTTCTGTTGCAACATCAAATGGTTATGGAAAAGGATATGGTAACCAAGTTGGTATTGGTAGATTAGAAAAATTAGAAGATTTATCATCAAATCCAATAAATGTAATAAAAAATGTTTGTGAAACATTATCGATTACTGATTTAAAAGAAAAAATCAAGCAAAGTATTATGTTCGCATTAAATTCTTCAAAAACAGAAGTTTACAATGTAAACTATGGGATAAATATCCTTTATGATTTGATTAATAAATTCGAAATATTTGATGCACTCCCAAAGACAAGACATAAAGAGCTTAATAAAATTCTAAAATACACAATTGCAAGTAGAATAATTGATGCAAATAGTTATATTTCAATACATAAAAATAAGTATAAATATGAAGATGCCCCAAACACTAGCAAAGATAGTTATTATTCCTTATTAAATCTTATCTATGATAATAAAGAAAACTTATTAAAAAGAATTAACGAAAAAGTTATTAAAAATACATCAAGAAAAGTTGAACTAGTTTTCTATGATTCAACAACTATGTATTTTGAAAGTTTTTCACATTTAGGTCTTAGACATAGTGGTTATTCAAAAGATGGAAAATTTAAAGAAGACCAAGTTGTTGTCGGTATGGCTACAGATGAAAATGGTATTCCTATTCATATTGAAACCTTTAAAGGAAATACTGCAAATTCTAAAACTTTCATTCCTTTTGTATTAGAAATGAGCAAAATTTATGAAATAAAAAATGTAACAATAATTGCCGATAAAGGTATGTCTACATCAAGTAACATAAGATTTTTAGAACAAAAAGGGATAAATTACATAATTTCTTATCGTTTAAAATCAGGTGCAAAATCATTTAAAGATTTTGTTTTAGATGAAAGTAACTATGTAGGTGATGAAAACTTTAAATACAAAGAAGAAACAATTGTTTCTCTATACAATAAAAAACGTCCTAACGGAAAACTAAGACGTAGAATAGTTACATTTAGTAAGAAAAGAGCTTTAAAAGATAAAGCTGATAGACAAAACTTAATTGATAATTTTAATAAATTAAAAAACAAAAATGGATTAGTTGAAACCGGTAAATTAACTGGTGGAAAGAAATATAAATTCTTCAAAAAAGTTGGTAAAGCGTTTTATGAATTAGACTATAAAAAAGTTCAAGAAGATAGTCAATTTGACGGTTATTATATTTATGAAACGTCAAGAATGGATTTAACATCTGAAGAAATTGTTGAAATTTATGCAAAACAATGACAGATTGAAGAAAACTTTAGAACAATGAAATCATCATTACAAGTTAGACCTATGTATGTTTGAACAGATAAACATATTGAAGCACATATTTTATTATGTTTTATGTCTCTTGTTATCATGAAATTTTTACTTTACTCAGTTAACAAAACTCTAAAAGATACTGGCGTAATTGATAGATTTTCAAATGAAAGAGTTATAAAAGCAATTAAATCAGCTGAAAAAGTCGTAAAAGTTGTTGATGGTCAAATAAAAGAAGAAATTTATATACGAAATACTCAAAATTCAGATTATATTTCTGATTTTGAAACAATACAAACAATATTTTCAAAAATTGTACAAGTAATTTAG
- a CDS encoding antibiotic biosynthesis monooxygenase, producing MIFAKATRYIINPEKMKGFIDYLYILTKKTRMKEENLSFEYGLEAEDKVLIVERWSTKESYESFHKLEEFQREFNTIKKMSKIVQNVYEIELAK from the coding sequence ATGATATTTGCAAAAGCAACAAGATATATTATTAACCCAGAAAAAATGAAAGGGTTTATTGATTATTTATATATCTTAACTAAAAAGACAAGAATGAAAGAAGAAAATCTTTCATTTGAATATGGATTAGAAGCTGAAGATAAGGTTCTAATTGTAGAAAGATGATCTACAAAAGAATCATATGAATCATTCCATAAGCTTGAAGAATTTCAAAGAGAATTCAATACTATTAAAAAAATGTCTAAAATAGTACAAAATGTATATGAAATTGAACTTGCTAAATAA
- a CDS encoding carbohydrate ABC transporter permease — protein sequence MKLLNNKAHSVLQKKLPFLFDWSTKKQSNKKSTLSHSILDERTPLWKPILLLLPGFILLLMFTITPMFLNLISSFQDKQSNPTFDNYVKVFSDPRFAVGVRNSFIYGMFVLPFVMIISLVISSVIAKLYRKFAKGFWQTVFFMPYVTNGVAVSLAFIQLFGTYGLLNKILGTNVAWLETQDQYTFNALIAMIVNGIWNGLAFNILIFTTAMLGVDKNLYRSASIDGTNGFKQFFTITLPSIKSTINFLITLGIIGGLKVFPLALFENKPVNAFNAGGGSLMLYVYLQTQTGDFQLAGAASISLFIIGVTFSSMVRGGFFMVQTSLNNLGERNVWVKVKATQALDSKKAS from the coding sequence ATGAAGTTATTAAATAATAAAGCTCACTCAGTATTACAGAAAAAACTTCCATTTTTATTTGATTGGTCAACAAAAAAACAATCAAATAAAAAATCTACTTTATCACATTCGATATTAGATGAAAGAACTCCATTGTGAAAACCTATTTTATTACTTTTACCTGGATTTATTCTTTTACTAATGTTTACAATCACACCTATGTTCTTAAACTTAATTAGTTCTTTCCAAGACAAGCAAAGTAACCCAACATTCGATAACTATGTGAAAGTATTCTCAGATCCACGTTTTGCTGTTGGGGTTAGAAACTCATTTATTTATGGTATGTTTGTTTTACCATTTGTCATGATTATTTCTTTAGTAATTTCATCTGTTATTGCTAAACTTTACAGAAAATTTGCTAAAGGATTTTGACAAACAGTGTTCTTTATGCCTTATGTAACTAATGGTGTTGCTGTCTCACTTGCATTTATTCAACTATTTGGTACATATGGATTATTAAATAAAATTTTAGGAACAAATGTTGCATGATTAGAAACTCAAGATCAATACACATTTAACGCATTAATAGCAATGATTGTTAACGGTATTTGAAATGGCCTTGCATTCAACATCTTAATCTTCACTACAGCTATGCTTGGTGTTGATAAAAACTTATATCGTTCTGCTTCAATTGATGGAACAAACGGATTTAAACAATTCTTTACAATAACACTTCCTTCAATTAAAAGCACAATTAACTTCCTAATTACATTAGGAATTATCGGAGGACTAAAAGTATTCCCACTTGCATTATTCGAAAACAAACCTGTTAATGCCTTTAACGCTGGTGGTGGTTCACTTATGCTTTATGTTTATTTACAAACACAAACAGGTGACTTCCAACTCGCTGGTGCAGCATCAATTTCATTATTCATCATAGGGGTTACATTCTCTTCAATGGTAAGGGGTGGATTCTTCATGGTGCAAACATCATTAAATAACTTAGGAGAAAGAAATGTTTGAGTTAAAGTTAAAGCTACGCAAGCGCTCGATTCAAAGAAAGCTTCGTAA
- a CDS encoding P68 family surface lipoprotein, producing MNLKIKNILLGAGSLIGISTIALTASCQKTGKGDIDIVDEVPPYMTNKTMGKVTLLGRTSTEYQRAMNSTGNSAKNPAQNGFKQKVRDSIVIAHTFGENGSQGKALATLAETYNAQIKIMKEELKKYVEAHPDDKDAIKFTPSNQISIYAKPVTLKNIGSGYSAGAQKVNLDLTTRNASQFYDLVFNYAPVASSLGNNGMLLSFNSKDSAKLNTDLTDFSEQFTVINAETQYIDNMSSWILPAFKSTNVVAINAPVLNYIYQTILTNGGVIKAGDTVMEAQVKELQEKGKNDNQSVAALWGKTVSNIAEILKPNGKAYELSSSIWNNYKELIEFAKLAQSLFENTSQNGAQSDLHVFGVDSATSLYEQALYADLGADSSKMIQAVEINPGNKSVQISYRPLENTQSDAYSKSRQIYDVLTQAVQNGGVKLFPGGQFSSGDQTKHRFAFSIGSTAGYTHNFVAEKEKITIDFVNSKTGRIINGLGFETSYSVTFNNVSGNKSGVVTLKAATDGTESTPTGKLENFNDIKPLYTFGAKSNGLFAAEITKAVNKENQNFELPQYAIMFDTKQDQTKFMEGLKSKKIDLSKAVMIGFPAFSNASTANQKAFTDALDKMGAVYANTTTTGAKSPTLNVVFPNALVQTKAAQPAVPEQPAQDGKPAVKGKSAKPAEFGFSDAFYDLLAQNGFVKKVLAKTDFLEKEELVSLPTPGKWVSTDAKNVIFAQGPSIIGIKSNPTDETATKAFVKWLITSTKTYDTLGINKDFKNKQDKGTPATPRDFVQSNMSYIMPYKDFQNATSLDFMGTGNKTNDYLRVAFNLFKNAANNPDQYAIFEEPGSLIADSFRAGIDGAWDGLQKTISNGEKAQDFTSFINKITSNIQTNKN from the coding sequence ATGAATTTAAAAATTAAAAATATTTTATTAGGAGCTGGTTCTTTAATCGGGATTTCAACAATAGCTCTTACAGCAAGCTGTCAAAAGACTGGAAAAGGTGATATTGATATCGTTGATGAAGTACCACCATATATGACTAATAAAACCATGGGTAAAGTTACTTTATTAGGAAGAACTTCTACAGAATACCAACGTGCAATGAATTCAACAGGTAATTCTGCTAAAAACCCTGCACAAAATGGTTTCAAACAAAAAGTTAGAGATAGTATTGTTATCGCTCATACATTTGGAGAAAACGGTTCTCAAGGTAAAGCTTTAGCTACATTAGCTGAAACTTATAATGCTCAAATTAAAATAATGAAAGAAGAGCTTAAGAAATATGTGGAAGCGCATCCAGATGATAAAGATGCTATTAAATTTACACCATCAAATCAAATTTCTATTTATGCTAAACCTGTTACATTAAAAAACATTGGTTCAGGTTATTCAGCGGGAGCTCAAAAGGTTAATCTTGACCTTACAACACGTAATGCTTCTCAATTCTACGATTTAGTATTTAACTATGCACCGGTTGCATCATCATTAGGAAACAACGGAATGCTTTTAAGTTTTAACTCAAAAGATTCTGCTAAATTAAATACTGACTTAACAGACTTCTCTGAACAATTTACAGTTATTAATGCTGAAACACAATATATTGACAACATGTCTTCATGAATTTTACCAGCATTCAAGAGTACAAACGTTGTTGCTATTAATGCGCCTGTATTAAACTATATTTACCAAACTATTTTAACAAATGGTGGGGTTATTAAAGCAGGTGATACTGTAATGGAAGCTCAAGTTAAAGAATTACAAGAAAAAGGTAAAAATGATAATCAATCTGTAGCTGCTTTATGAGGTAAAACAGTTTCAAATATTGCTGAAATTTTAAAACCTAATGGAAAAGCTTATGAATTATCATCATCAATATGAAACAATTACAAAGAATTAATTGAATTCGCAAAATTAGCTCAATCATTATTTGAAAATACTTCACAAAATGGTGCTCAATCTGACCTTCACGTATTTGGTGTTGATAGTGCTACATCATTATATGAACAAGCATTATATGCAGATTTAGGTGCTGACTCATCAAAAATGATTCAAGCCGTGGAAATTAACCCAGGAAACAAATCAGTTCAAATTAGTTACAGACCACTTGAAAATACTCAATCAGATGCATATTCAAAATCACGTCAAATTTATGATGTATTAACACAAGCTGTTCAAAATGGTGGAGTTAAATTATTCCCTGGTGGGCAATTCTCATCTGGTGACCAAACAAAACACAGATTTGCATTTTCAATTGGTTCAACAGCCGGATATACACATAACTTTGTTGCTGAAAAAGAAAAAATTACAATTGACTTCGTAAATTCAAAAACAGGAAGAATTATTAATGGTTTAGGATTTGAAACAAGTTATAGTGTTACATTTAACAATGTTTCAGGTAATAAATCAGGAGTTGTTACTCTTAAAGCTGCAACAGATGGTACAGAATCTACACCAACAGGAAAATTAGAAAACTTCAATGATATTAAACCACTTTATACATTTGGAGCAAAATCTAATGGATTATTTGCTGCAGAAATTACAAAAGCAGTAAATAAAGAAAATCAAAACTTTGAACTTCCTCAATATGCTATTATGTTTGATACAAAACAAGATCAAACAAAATTTATGGAAGGACTTAAATCAAAAAAAATTGATTTATCAAAAGCTGTAATGATTGGTTTCCCAGCATTTAGTAATGCTTCAACAGCAAACCAAAAAGCTTTCACAGATGCATTAGATAAGATGGGTGCAGTTTATGCAAACACAACAACAACAGGTGCTAAATCACCAACATTAAATGTTGTATTCCCTAATGCTTTAGTTCAAACTAAAGCAGCACAACCTGCTGTACCAGAACAACCAGCACAAGATGGAAAACCAGCAGTTAAAGGAAAATCTGCTAAACCAGCAGAATTTGGATTCTCAGATGCATTTTATGACTTATTAGCACAAAATGGATTTGTTAAAAAAGTTTTAGCAAAAACAGACTTCTTAGAAAAAGAAGAATTAGTTTCATTACCAACACCAGGTAAATGAGTTTCTACAGATGCTAAGAATGTTATTTTTGCTCAAGGACCATCTATTATTGGTATTAAATCAAACCCAACAGATGAAACTGCAACAAAAGCATTTGTTAAATGATTAATAACATCAACAAAAACTTATGATACTTTAGGAATTAACAAAGACTTCAAAAACAAACAAGATAAAGGTACACCAGCAACACCAAGAGATTTCGTTCAAAGCAACATGAGTTACATCATGCCTTACAAAGACTTCCAAAATGCTACAAGTCTAGATTTCATGGGAACAGGAAATAAAACAAATGACTACTTAAGAGTTGCATTTAATTTATTTAAAAATGCTGCAAACAACCCAGATCAATATGCTATTTTTGAAGAACCTGGTTCATTAATTGCTGACTCATTTAGAGCAGGAATCGATGGAGCTTGAGACGGATTACAAAAAACAATTTCAAATGGTGAAAAAGCTCAAGATTTCACAAGCTTTATTAACAAAATTACAAGCAACATCCAAACAAACAAGAATTAG